The Podospora bellae-mahoneyi strain CBS 112042 chromosome 7, whole genome shotgun sequence genome includes a window with the following:
- the ADE12 gene encoding Adenylosuccinate synthase (EggNog:ENOG503NWD9; COG:F) has protein sequence MPTTIILGSQWGDEGKGKLSDILCQKAQICARAAGGHNAGHSVVFHLLPSGLINPNCENLIGSGVVVNVEAFFKELNALEEKGLKHVREKILISDRAHVNLTLHAAVDRAEEAQLEGNKKIGTTGRGIGPSYATKASRKGIRVHEIFKEAVFEKKLRTLAEGYKKQFGELFEYDVEEEIARFREYRKLLPNFVCDGPNFIDQAQKSGRDLLVEGANALMLDIDYGTYPYVTSSNTGFGGAVTGLALDYKQIKEVIGVVKAYTTRVGGGPFKTEDLGEAGTKLQEIGREWGVSTGRRRRCGWLDLVVLKYSQLINNYTSWNLTKLDILDTFPTIKVAVAYKDKETGEVIEHFPADLDYLDTLEVVYKEFEGWQTPITSVKTFDALPAQAQAYVKFIEEFTGIPVKWIGTGPARDDMICL, from the exons ATGCCGACTACCATTATTCTTGGTTCCCAATGGG GTGacgagggcaagggcaagctCAGCGATATCCTTTGCCAGAAGGCCCAGATCTGCGCCCGCGCTGCTGGAGGTCACAATGCTGGTCATTCAGTTGT CTTCCACCTGCTCCCATCAGGCTTGATCAACCCCAACTGCGAGAACCTCATCGGCTCcggcgtcgtcgtcaacgTCGAGGCTTTCTTCAAGGAGCTCAATGCGCTCGAGGAGAAGGGTCTGAAGCACGTCCGCGAGAAGATCCTCATCAGCGACCGCGCCCATGTCAACCTCACACTCCACGCCGCCGTCGAcagggcggaggaggctcaATTAGAAGGAAACAAGAAGATTGGCACCACCGGCCGCGGCATCGGCCCATCATACGCCACCAAGGCCAGCCGGAAGGGTATCAGGGTTCACGAGATCTTCAAGGAGGCCGtctttgagaagaagctgcGCACTCTGGCCGAGGGGTATAAGAAGCAGTTTGGCGAGCTTTTCGAGTATgacgttgaggaggagattgcccGCTTCCGCGAGTACAGGAAACTGCTTCCCAACTTCGTCTGCGACGGCCCCAACTTCATCGATCAGGCCCAGAAGAGCGGACGGGACCTCTTGGTTGAGGGTGCCAATGCCCTGATGTTGGATATTGACTATGGCACCTACCCCTACGTCACCAGCAGCAATACTGGTTTCGGTGGTGCCGTTACTGGTCTTGCGCTCGACTACAAGCAAATCAAGGAGGTTATTGGTGTCGTAAAAGCTTACACC ACcagagttggtggtggtccctTCAAGACCGAAGACCTCGGTGAGGCCGGCACCAAGCTCCAGGAGATTGGCCGTGAATGGGGTGTTTCTACTGGTAGGAGACGTAGGTGCGGCTGGCTCGACCTTGTCGTGCTGAAGTACTCTCAGCTCATCAACAACTACACATCGTGGAACTTGACCA AGCTCGACATCTTAGACACATTCCCTACCATCAAGGTTGCTGTCGCctacaaggacaaggagacTGGCGAGGTCATCGAGCACTTCCCCGCCGACCTCGACTACCTTGACACTCTCGAGGTTGTCTacaaggagtttgagggctGGCAAACACCCATCACTTCGGTCAAGACCTTTGACGCCCTTCCCGCGCAAGCACAGGCGTACGTCAAGTTCATTGAGGAGTTCACTGGTATCCCCGTGAAGTGGATCGGTACTGGCC CTGCGCGCGACGACATGATTTGTCTTTaa